Below is a window of Malus domestica chromosome 13, GDT2T_hap1 DNA.
tacttctctttcatttaGACTCCCACTTGACGATGCTGATGTTGGTGAATTGCCATGATTGGTTGATGTTGGTGAAGCAGGTGGAGTAGTGGATTCTTGTTGAACCTCTCTTGCTTGCTCCATCATCCCTTgttcattctcttcttcaaactAAGGAAAGAAGTGAAGATCACATGCATGAGAGCCAAAATcccattctccttcttcattgAACGTCACGTCTCGACTAATCAATGTCTTCCCATTGTTTGGATTATACAGCTTATCGCCTTTTAAATTTGAGTCataaccgatgaagatgaacTTCTCACTTTTGTCTTCTAGTTTCATCCTCCTCTCGTCTGGTACATGTACATGGGCTATGCTTCCAAAGACTCTTAGATGAAAGATACATGGTTTTCTTCCACTTCATGCTTCTTATGGAGTCTTTCCCCACACACTTCTTGTTTGAGACCGATTGGATAGGTAGACAGCACATGATACAGCTTCTGCCCACAATTCCTTAGGCAATCTCTTACTTTTGAGCATGCTTCGAGCCATGTCGAGGAtggttcgattttttctttccgccacaccattttgttaaGGGATCTTGGAACAGTCAAAGATCGACAAATTCCATTGGCTTCACAGAATTCTTGAAATTCCTTCGAAGTgaattctcctcctcgatcaaATCTCATGGCTTTGATCTTGCAACCACTTTCTTTCTCTACAATATCTTTGAACTTCTTGAATGCTCTAAATACCTCTGATTTCTACTTTAAGAAATACACCCaggttttccttgaaaaatcatcaatgaagagaaggaaataattatttttacccaAAGAGCTTGGTTTTATTGGACCGCACACATCAGTGTGAATGAGCTCGAGTGGCTTCTGGGCTCTTGTGGTCGACTCCTTTGGAAAGCTTTTCCTGAACTGTTTCCCAAGTAAACATCCTTCGCAAGCTTGATCAGGGCGACTGATGCACGGTAAGCCTCTCACCATCTCCTTCTTGGACAATAACTCTATTCCCCCAAAGTTAAGATGCCCAAAACGAAGATGCCAAAGCCAGGATGTGTCTTTGTAACATGTTTTGAGGCACTTTGCAACATCATTTTGAATATTCGTAGGAAACATCCtattctttgacattttcaccttggcaattaatcttcctttgtcatctctaaGAAAAAGGTTAAATTTTTCATGTGAATATCATAACCTCTTTCTAAGAGTTGACCCAAACTCAAAATGTTGCTTTTCATATTGGGCACGtagtagacatttgaaattaattggtgACCGCCATTTTTTAGGGGAATAAGgatgttaccttttcctttgactggtattttggattcgtctccaaaagaaacgttgCCACTCACCAATTCATTAAGCTCTACGAACATGCTTCTTCTTCCGCACATGTGGTTGCTAGCACCGGTGTCAAGGTACCATGTATAGTCTTGGTCTCCATCATTGTCCTTGCATGCTAGTAGCACAATGCCattatcttctttctcttctttcacatAATTGACCTTCTCATCAAGCTTGTTGCTTGGAGCTCTACATTCCCAAACATAATGCCTAAACTTTTAACAATTGTAGCattgaacttgagatttttcatacctCAAATTTAAGCGCCCTCTTCCACGACCTTTTGTTGagcttcctcctctttcttagTTGCTATGGTTGTTGAAGTTCCAACCACGTCCACGTCCATGTCCATGTCCACGTTCGCACCCTCAACCACGACTTCTTTCGTACTGGCTTCTCTCGTTGTCcaagctttcttctttcttctttggctgGACATGCGTCTTGAGGAGCTACTCTTCATTCCCTTGCCTCTTTttatgtttctcttcatatgcttgtagcgaacccattaattgctctatactaatttcttccaagtttttagtttcttcaatTGTCACGACAATGTGCTCGAACTTGGGGTCCAACGAGCGTAGTATCTTATCCATAATTCTAACATCTTCTAACTTTTCtccgtttctttttaattgattggaaACGGCTAAGACTCTTGAAAAATTATCAGAGATTGATTCAGACCCtttcatttgtagagattcAAACTCACCTCTTAGTACTTGAAGACGaacctttttcacttgttcGGCTCCTTTATAAGAGGTTTGAAGCTTCTCCCATGTTTGCTTGGCAGATGAGGTAGATGAGGTAGAGagccttcttgtctctctttcttgaatctTCCAAACTCTCCTTCTGGGGTTGGGACAGAATAGCTTCATCTTCTGGCTCAATGTAGCCTTTCTCCACGACTTCCCATACATCATGTGCTCCCAAATGGgccttcattttgatactccAATTATCGAAGTTGTTGTTGTCGAGCACTGGAACTTGGAAGGTTGACATAGCGTTGCTAGCCATAGCTCTGGTACCACtttgttggggcttaaaaagacttcactactttggagacgtttatctcacaaagaagaatgtaatgtaccggaattgataggcaagagaaagaaagaacactcaatgtattacacaagatttttattcactcacaaacttagtacaagaggaaacactcaaacactcttagaagctttgatgcttcttctcacttctcactacttgctctcttggttgttacaaatggtgtggatgccttctccttttataggcatggatggaaccttggagaagcatggaagcatcatgctagagatatctagataattccactaccttcctaagctagaattatctacattaatcttgtatgttggtagaatcctcaccattcttctagactcttccaccaacttgaactttgctagaattctctagcatgtgcatggatctttctttgtgtATGGGCCCGATCAATTGTCTTAggccaagacaagattacatTTCAACAGCGGTAGCCACAGGAGAATTCGGCCATGTTTTGATGTGGACACTGTTCTGTGTGTTTGTCAGGGTGCAGTTCTTGACTATGATTCCAGCCAGGGATTCCTCATTGTCGTATCTTCCGAGACTTCCAATGCTTATGCCATGACTTGGCCCACAAGAAACGTTGGTCACGGCGATTTGGTTGTTGCCATCACCTATAGAAACACAGTCATCCCCAGTTCCAATGTATGTATGAGTAATGTTGATCCCCGTTGATTTGCCGATATGGATTCCATTGGTATTTTTGCTGTCTCCAAGTGCTGTGATGTGAACATGTTGGAATGTAACATTGTTGCACCCGTAAACATGGACATGGAAGTTTTTGCTAATAAGTGAAGTTACGTCCTGAATTATGGAATTTGTGACGAAGTCGAACCTCAGATTAGCGAAACCAGAGCAATGTTTGCTTTTGCTGCAGTTATTTTGACTCCAAGCAAATGCTCCTTGGCCATCAAAAGTTCCGCCACCAGATACAGTGATCATGTCAACGTGCTTGAAACCAACCCAAGTCCCCTACATTGTGAGCTCACTGTCCTTTTCTGGTGCCTGCAATGTTCCCACTTGAAGCTCAATCGGAGCCTTGCAAGGACCTCTGAAACTTGCTCCACTTAACTTGTATGTTCCACTCGGAACAACAACTTTACTAGCGGAAGGTGATGCACACGAGTCATTCCAAGCCTTGGCCAATGCAAAAGTAATATCAGAGCCAGGCTTTGCACCATATTCCGCACTTGTCACGTCAAAAACACTAGACTCATGAGCTTTAGTTGCAGATGCTAGTAATAAGAACACAAACATTCCCAGTACACTCATTTTCGGACTCATTTTGATTTTCgctttcttgattatttttcgttttctttcCCCAAGGGATGATGGAACTCCAGTTTCGTTTTGGGCCAATTTATAGTCGGATTCGAAGGCTCAATACCATCGACATATCAACCAATCACTTGCTATTTTTATACAAGTCCTTAAGGAGTCGCAATGTAGTTcaacttggtttttttttttttttttttttttttttttggaaaaaaggTGCGAGATTTATAAGCTTTTTGGTCTTAGAagcatccatcaccaacaagaaCTTGCTAAGTTGTTAATAATATGCTTTCCTCCTCAAAGTCACTTGTTATTTTTAGTTGTTTGTTGGTTCAACTTGTGTTGTGTATCTTATAATTAGTAAGCTTTTTGGTCTTAGAagcatccatcaccaacaagaaCTTGCTAAGTTGTTAATAATATGCTTTCCTCCTCAAGGTCACCATAATGTCAGTTGATATTTCTCAAGTTTCGGCCGACTAATGGCCAGCCTTTCCAGAAAACGTTACGCCGAGGCTATGATGTTTGGTGTAAAACAAACCTCTACCATATTCTCACAAAATACGCACAGCAATGCCCTTTATCAcccaaagaaaagagaaaattcTGTCGTACGACGTACATCAACTATTTTAACCATTAGATGAGACTCTGAGACGGGTTCACtttttcctccagagtatagaATAATAATTGTCATTGGATCTGCAACGTGTGGTAGATACAAAACAACACATCTATATTGCACTTGTAAAAATAGacttaaggtcatctccaatggATCAGACCATAAGGTTATAGGCTCTTTTatgtaccgtttggtacgtgggacaggACAGAACGAAGTAGGACAaagcgttccgtcccacgtttggtgtgcctaaaacgggtggaacgcgTTGTTCCATGAGACGAGTattgggtgaattttcgttccgtcTCACCCCCTGGAATGACTCGTTCCACATATatagaacacaaaattataacattttaagacaaaaatgcccctcCCCCATTGTCTCTTTCCTCATATCTCAACCTCTCTGTCTCCTTCTTCATCCACACTTCCATCCGAGCCCTAGTTTTCCACCGCATCTTTGCTCCCTCCCTTCGTTTTctctactttttattttgtatcgAAGAAAAACGACGATACaaaattcacataaataaattatttccaATAAtcaaagtaaataaataaataaataaagcggAGAATAATGGGAAGAGAGGTTCCACAACAACAGCAGGTGGCGCTCACGGTGGAGCAACTGCTCGCCGTGAATCCGTACAACCCTGACATCCTTCCCGATCTCGAAAACTACATCAACGAGTAACTAtgtatctctctctctgtctctatcTTTGTCTCTTCATTGACGGGAACCGATACTTGGGTTTCATTAATTTTGATTGAATGACTgggtttatttggttgtttttccAGGTTTCTTCGCAAACCTATAGTCTCGATGCCAATCTCTGCCTTCTTCGCCTCTATTAGGTAATTTGAGAattgggtttttaattttaattgatttttgttttataattattgcaaaagtgaattctttttaattggtttatgttttgcaaTCCATAATTTCCTACAAAGATGaatgttttttaatttgtattgtTTTAGGATTCATAATTTACTGAAAAACGGAATTTTTAgttggtttttgttttagaTTATATAATTTACTACAAATTCTTTAgttggtttttgttttagaTTGTATGATTTACTGCAAAGCTGAATTCTTTGTAATTGGTTTTCGATTTTCGATTCTATAATTTTGCAAGCGCCGAAGAGTTTGCTGAGCGTGATGAACACTTACAATGTCAGCGGAAGCCCCGCAGTCTTTGCACCTCCAGTTGTGGCTCCATAGTCATTCAATCTTTTGGTTCCGTTCAGTCCAACACATACCAAACACAGAACGCGGAACAACCATCATGTTCCATCCTGCATGTACCCATTCCGTCCTGTCTCGTCCCGTCCCATCCCATTCCGTTCTGTCATGTCCCGTCCCATTCCGTTCCATCATGTCCCGtctacgtaccaaacggtacctaggaaaaaatcatctccaatggAGGTCCATgccaaaggaaaaagaagatCCACTGGGCCAAACCTCAGCCCATGGCCATCGGGCTAGGCAATTGAAGCCAGCCAACCAGCCCGAAAAGCTAGGCCCAGCTGTCAACAACCTAAATGTTAGCTTACATAAactagccattggatttaaaataaaataaaaaattattatatttttttaagacgaaattttttttaaaaattaaaaattctaatttttcctataaatatttAAACCATTTCTATATCATTTCTCACATCCTTTTCACCCTTCtatactatcttacctcattttatttcaattcttcacattctttaCACTCCTattcgaaattttttttaagcaaAACAAACATAACGTTCCGAAAATttattaagattacataaagataagaaatatggagttactcaaacaataaaattaaagaacaaacttaaaataataaatcatTGAAGGGACTAAAAAATAAccccattcggttggagatgatatatAAATACGGTATGTCaatgttcattaaaaaataatttcttgcaggGCTATAATCGGAAGCTAAATATAGccatttcggttggagatgacctaatcGACCGGACTTGCATTAGAGAGGAGCCAAGAACTTGTAGGCTGCAATAATGAAAACTAAAGCTCAAGATTGAACACCGTATTTGAGTGGTATAGAAGCAAAAAGTAGTTTGATTAGCGATCAGGCATGCCTTACAACAGAAAAAGTgtgaaaaaacaataaaatcaaGGATCATAACTTGCGAAGATCAATCCCGGCCTTCTTGGCAACAACATCAATCCCATTCTTCTCTATGGTCTTCAATGCTTTGGTTGACAAGCGGAGTTTGAGAAAGCGCTTCCCAGCTTCCCACCAAACCCTCTTGTACTGCAGGTTCACAAACTGCAACTTCTTGGTCTTGTGGGCTGAGAAGGAGATCTTGTTTGCCCTGTTTGCTTTCTTCCCAGTGAAATGACAAATTCTACCTGCAACGGTCGATCAAATCATAAGGTAAATCAATTTTCAACATTCTAACGAAGATTAGTAAATTAATGAACGACCAATTGGCCGCGAGAGTTGAGAACAAATGCAACTACAAGGCGGATGCTATATCTTAAACCCCCAACAGGCCAAAGAAACACCGAAACTCTAAAAACTGCTAACGAACTAAGACATTCCTTTGAACTCTGGGAAACAGAAGCCTAGGGGGCAGACAAAAAACGACGCTATGCTAAAGCTCAGTTAAACCAGCTCCGACGAAATCTTCAAAAATCCATCTATTCCTCTCCATCTAAACCACCCAAAACAAAGCAAGGATCATACTACTCTTTTCAAACAATCTGATAACCAAATTGCCAATCAAGACTGTCgacatcgaaattttcgtgtttacaaagaCAACCCATTTACATTTTTTTCGgattaaaaaaatggaaagcATAGTCAATTATTCTAGCATCAGACTATCTGGTGACCAAAATCACTGTGTTTCCCTACTACCATGTAAATCAAATgcatttgtacccatatattccCACTCCTAAAAAACTAACGAAATGAGTAGACGTGTGTTAGGCCAGTTGGTTCGAGCAGCACGCCCACCCCCCTCACCCAAGTTTGAATCCAACTCCCCACAAATTacagtagtttagaatatcgttgtgtcaaataaagaaaaacaacgaAATGAAACAATTAGCTGAGCttcatttctaaaaaaaaaaaaatgaacaaataGTATTATCTACGCTAAGGGATAAGGAAGTAAACTAAGCCTCATAATGGACACGCAACAATATAgttaatgtggttcaaattcgtctttgcaAGAAATGAAACGTAAAACCTCTCACTTGAGCAATACCACATAGAAATGGcacatcaaaattttcatcatGCAGAACAATTCTCCCATTCTTGTCCAAATATGAGAAACTAAATATTAAGTTTCCATAAATGCACTTAAATTACATaattgacaaaaattaaaactgattAACCGTAAAATATAAAATACCAATATATTAAACTGCGAAAGAATACATGGGATGGGAGATAGAAGGCGAGAGAAATTACGGGCAACGATGGGCTGAAGGCCGGGAAGGGAAGGAGTGGAGATACTTGGCAGCTGAGACGACATGTCGTAGGAGATTCTGACGCCGATCAGCTGACTGGTAACGAACCGACGTCGGAAACTGCCTCCGCCTTGAAGGGCTGCAGGAACCGCTTGGAAGCGTCGGCCCTGTGGAAGCATGGAGTTCGGGTGGTGCCGAAGAACACGGTGGCTGTTGCCGATGCTGCTGCCATTGCTGCTCTGCTCAATGAAGAGCTCTGGGTGCTCGTTATCTGTATTTTCTGAAAGCGGAGTTTGCAGTGGATTGAAGCCTCTGGTTTTGGAGGGCCATAACCTCAAGTCTCAAACCTGTATATTATTCCCAACTTTTGTAGCCattgaattcaaaatttatagagTAATGTAATTAGAGAGTGGCATTTTTGAAATTTACATGCTATTATTATTTCTGAGTACATTCGatatatttttactctaaactAATTTACAGGGAATTGGAAGCAAaaaaaattttatatatatatatatatatatatatatatattttaagaaaaTCGGAGGGTTTGAACATGGAACATACTGGGTTAAAGAGGATTCTTAATCACCAAAACAATTCACCACTTGTTATATTTTTACTCCCTACTTTAAGTAAAGAAAAGGGAGCAAGCCAAACTAAtaaatgtaatttttctttCATATGACGTTTTACTGAGTGATCTGAAAAATCAACTATTAGCTTCTAAATCTTTGCAAACATTATATCTTGCATAAAATCCGTACAACTGAGTGGGACATAGCATTGTAGTGGGATccaataaaatgagaacaaaagtTACAAACAATAATTAtctataattaaaataaaatttaaaaagaagcAGATGACATTTTACCCCAATAATGAAAAGTAATATGTGTATGCACCCTGGTATGAGTTCGATTTTCACTGATTTCCTCTCCCTAATAGCTAACTGTCTAACCTTCTAACTATATCGCTCgagtataaaattaaaaaattaaaaaataaaaaccaacattCTCCTTCCCTTTAATCATGACAATTGCGGTGAAGTAAACAATCTTCAAATTGGGGATGTTAACTTGTAAGGGTAAAACGGGTATTAGAGCAACTACAATagaaaaatgcaaatttgaGATATAAAAACAGTATTTacatctcattctacacttgaGGAAAATGAAGCAATGGTTCCTCATTCGTCAACCCCGTTAGAGCTTACAAGTGTCGTTACGAGAGTCTAATCCATCCATTTTGCaggtttgtttatttttatgagGGTAAAAGTAAAATAGAGTTGAGGGAACAAAAATAGAATATTCAAGATGGgtttagaaaaaagaaaactagaCAGAAGACAGCCGTCTCAAGTACGTAGCTGGATAGAATGAAAGACGAGACAAGCATGCATGTACAGAGGTTGTGTTCGTCGAATTCTTTCTACTTGTTTTACTTATTACTTGGATTGTTTTCCGCATCGGTACGAGTCCgttcaacaaaaacacaaaatatgaaaaagagAATCATAATCCTAGTCCCGCAGAAGACACAACGCAGTTGCTGCCGCCACCACAACCACCTCGTCAGCAGCCACAAGGGTAGTTTCCCTAAGAAAATCACCTCCGCTTTGAATTCGACCTAGGCATTGCAGCACAAAAATTTCTAACCTGCAACAAGAAAACAGCCCCAACCAGATTTTGTCACCAAAATCTCCCCACCAGAATTCGACCAAGGCATTACGAAATGAGCATTGTCACGAGCAACCAAATACGCTCAATTTGGAAACTGAGCCTTGTAATGATCAAGTGAAACATACTCCACAGTCACAATACGATCCTCAAAAGCCCGTCCATGTAAACAATGTGCTGCCTTTAAAGAGGCTTCTGCTCTAACAAACTCCACAAAAACACACCCGGGCTCAAATCTTCTTGCAAGATCATAATCCTGGTCCTTCCCATGatccttttcattaatttcactCTTTCGAATAGCATCTGATTCTGTTCCAGCACTGCCCTCCTTTCCAGCAAAAGTTTCTTCTCTCAATACCAACTTCCTTTAGAGTTGAATCCTCTTTAGCCATTGATTTGCTTTCCAAGCTTACGTCCTCTATTTTAATATCAGTAACCAAATCATCACAGCATTCCGAAGCATCTTTCATACCGTTCAGCTGGTTCGGGTGTTCCCCAAGAACATTGTTAGGTAGGTTGTCGCTTCCTTCAGCTTTCATATTATCATCTGATTGACCCATTTGACATGATTTTTCCTCTCTAAAACCATCTGCAGGCTTATCATAATAGAACCGGTTGTCTTCTGTGACTTCCTCTTCTTTTACTTGTTTGGCATTGTTTGGAATCTCCACTCCACTAGTTTCCCTGGTCTCATTTGCAATATGTTCTTCTTTAGCGTCTATTTTTGCTCCAGTTTCTTCGGACTCTAAGCTCTTCTGGTAGCCTCCAGATTTCGCATCATTAACAGCTTCAGATGTCCCTGGGGTGATGATGTGATTGTTGCGATACTTGACAACCTTTGCAGATTTAATAGTACCAAACCTGCATGATTTAAGGGCTTTAACACTTACTCAGATAAAGTTTAAAAAGAACATGAACAAAAAATGAATGCGAAATTTCTCGGGGACCTGGCACACTCTAATCGCACATCTTCCAGAACTTCTTCCATTTCTGGTTCTGAGAGCAGTGAGAAGTGCTCAAGATTGAACTAATTCACATCGAGGAACAATTaggaaaatgataaaaaaaattgatcccAATTTATTATACTAACAAACTCAAATATCCCACAAAAATTGTCagataaaaaacaattcatcaaATAGTTCTTACTACAAGATACCCATTGTGTATTGTTTAGTTTTTCTATTCACCGTATGATTTTAAAATTTGTCTTGGTGACGAGAAAGTAAAAGACAAAGTCAGTTACtataagaaaaaagaattgaaacaTAAAATCAAGCACAACCGCCATACCACATTTCTAAGCTTTAGGACCTGCGATGGTTGTTGGAGAAGTGGCTTTGCATATTCTGGTATCTCATATGATGTATTTCCACAATTTTCCTAGCATAAGTTTAATTCTTCCATCAGTAAACATGTCCAAGTAAAATAACAAAAACGGATAATGAACATCGTCTGAAAAGGAAGAGGGTGAAATTTGTACCAAGGATGATGCACCATGAATTGCTTGAACTGCAGTTAGCACTCTCCCTCCCAATTTCATACCGTTCAGACCCGCACATGCTTTGAGAGTAACTGATTGGTCTACATACTGACACAGCATCCAGATCTCATTAGCAAAAAGAAGGGGGCAATGGCAAACAACCAAACAACTAAAAGATACAACACTAGAGAGTTCAAAATCAACAATggcaaacaacaacaaaaaggcATGCGTCTTTTCCAAATAAATGTACTAGTACAACATGGTAATCAAACTACAAACAGATAAAATTGATGCTTACAAAAAACTTAGTACATATGTTTATAAAGAATATGCTTCAAAATATACttcaaacaaaaattaactTGAGCCTTCAATATGCTCTATTACCTCCACAAAAGCACACGGTTCATTAAGTTTCTCGTTGACTTCAAAGTGGTATGCCTTCAAAGGTCCAAAGACACTAATTATCTCCAAAAGCTGGAAAAGCAGCATTAATGGCCAAGTCACTAAGTAGGTCAATGAACATAGGAACTGAAAGATGGGATCAAATTTGTTGGGAAAAGAGAACTATATGAATAATTAACATCATTTCATATTACCATTGTTGATGAAAGAGCATTTGAAATTCCACCAATGAAAATCTGCATAAATAAGCAGAGAACATGAAAGAAGTTCCAGGTATCAACAAAAGAAACAACATATCACAGCATTGAACATGTGGTACagaatcaaagaagaagaaaacatttgaaaattcaaaaaatctgAAGCATGGCTATATTAGTAGAAGGTAGAACCTAGATGCTAGACATCACATGAAAAAGGGTTACGACCtcccagaaataaaaaaaaattcatgcaatAAGATAGATGACAGCACGCATAGATTTAGTCAcaaataaaaaagtagcatgttGGTACACACTAAAGAGACTTCACAAATCACTAAAACACAAATGTTCTCTTGATGCATAGGAGCTAGACAAATGATTTATGCATTAAGGTATAAAGAGTAAGACTTAGGTACAACTCCTTATGTCAGGTTCCATAGGTTACGTTAAAAAGGTATAATTTGATGATCAGATTCAAGATTACAATTCATTACACTCTTGTACAATAGATGTGTACTATCACAAAAGttcattaaattttaacatCATAATGAATGTCACAACTTGCAAAACAAGTAAACTTTTCttaataaactttttttttttaagacatTGGTCATGACCATCACAGTTGATGCTGAATGGATCCTAATGAACTTCAACTGTATATTTCACATTATGAAACCCTTGACAGGGAGAGTGAGTCACAGTTAACTGGTTCATTGTTTATTCTTTTGATAAAATTAATCTGTTGTTTATTGCACACAAACCTTTTGACCTTTTAATGTGCTACCCATCTGTATGATATTTCTAGTACAAATATTATCTGACTCAGGATACCTTGTTGGGGGAATCCTTCACAACATCACTCATTGTCTCAACCGCGGCCATTGATTTCTCTGGATCACCAGTCTGCATGAAAATAGCAACTGTCTGAAAACCTGCTCCATGGATAGTAAGCACAACATACCTCAGAATTTGCAAAGCAGTAGTAGAAAGTACTTCAGCCAAATAAAGTTTAAGCTTATAGCAAAGAAGAGTATAACCATATTGTAggaactaaaactaaaaatttaacGAAACCAGGGCTTCTGATTTCACTTATGTTATCCAGAAGAAAACATGCATAAATACGATTCATTGTAATTAATTTGTTGgtcatatttatatttaatcagATTGAATCTACCAAACTCCATAAAAGATCCTTTATGACAATCtcaatttcaaatttgaaaaattggtaAGGTAAACAAAAATCAATATGGTCTTTTATCAATGACATTAATTCGCATCCCGAGTAGGAAACCATGTAATTGACATATTAGGTATTATTTTCATCCCGTGCTAATGGTTCCAtcaaaaatctaattaatttaTCATTCATTGAGTAGAGATATATAAGGTTCAAATTTGATAAGAGTATAGAGTCAATCCAATGAGATCATCCATTATTCCAAGAATACCAATAAGCATTTACAGATAGAAAAATGTCAGGTTAGTCATTTAAATGGAAGATAATTTCAATAAATTGttaagttgaaaaaaaa
It encodes the following:
- the LOC103430870 gene encoding large ribosomal subunit protein bL28c-like, with the protein product MPWSNSGGEILVTKSGWGCFLVAVALIPVLPLQVNIPNLKIVYFTAIVMIKGKENVDLRLWPSKTRGFNPLQTPLSENTDNEHPELFIEQSSNGSSIGNSHRVLRHHPNSMLPQGRRFQAVPAALQGGGSFRRRFVTSQLIGVRISYDMSSQLPSISTPSLPGLQPIVARRICHFTGKKANRANKISFSAHKTKKLQFVNLQYKRVWWEAGKRFLKLRLSTKALKTIEKNGIDVVAKKAGIDLRKL